ATTGACCATTCAACCAGCCGTTACTATTGCTGATCCGTGAAATTCAGTCTCGAGTTGGAATCGGCGGACACATGTTCGTCGATATGTAACAATAAAAATCTCACAAGAAAGGTGCACTGTGTGAATCGCAAGCCGAGAAACCTACGCAGCGAGCAGAAGGATGCGACGCGCGAACAAATTCTTGAAGCGGCTACGAGATTGCTGGCTGAGCACGGCTACGCAGCGCTTCGGGTGGCGGCCGTCGCGACGGAAGCCGGCGTGTCGCTCGGCGGCCAGTTGCATCATTTCCCGAGCAAGGAATCGCTTGTCATCGCCGTCCTTGAACGGCTGTCGGCGCGCGTGCTTGAGCTTGCCGTGCAGGAGGCGGCGCGGGCGAGCAAGGAGGATGACTGCCTCGCGCCCATTTCGAAAAGCGCCGAGCGGTTCTATGCAGCTCCGGAGTTTCTGATCTACCTGGACATCTTCCTTTCAGTGCGTCGCCATACCTTGGTCGGCGACACCGCTGCGAGACTTCTGCTCTCGCAGCGCGCGGCGACCGAAGCGCTGTGGCTACCCCACCTCACCGGTCGAGGCATCAGTGAGGAAGAGGCACTCTTGATCGTGCGCTCACTGTGGGCCCTGTCGCGCGGGCTGGCCATTTCATCGGCGGGCGAGCAGCGCAAGTCCAACGATCAAGC
This is a stretch of genomic DNA from Variovorax paradoxus. It encodes these proteins:
- a CDS encoding TetR/AcrR family transcriptional regulator, with translation MNRKPRNLRSEQKDATREQILEAATRLLAEHGYAALRVAAVATEAGVSLGGQLHHFPSKESLVIAVLERLSARVLELAVQEAARASKEDDCLAPISKSAERFYAAPEFLIYLDIFLSVRRHTLVGDTAARLLLSQRAATEALWLPHLTGRGISEEEALLIVRSLWALSRGLAISSAGEQRKSNDQATIDFAIKALRHAYLKNHE